From Laspinema palackyanum D2c, one genomic window encodes:
- a CDS encoding Uma2 family endonuclease produces the protein MNPATLSSSRLNPDLPKWQPATWEDYLAYCDAEDFEGGRAFYHQGYLWIDMGNEGIDHARVNNLFAMLFFLWFSARGQIWDDLGGCVLEKPQQQGAAPDRLVYIGSGSPQWQAGERRRINLDIWRVPDLVGEVSDTTLATDLDEKKQLYAALKIPEYWAIDIQGKRVIAFCLQENGKYEQVNFSLALEGLPIALLSKTLERLTHETNGTAAQWFAQQIVNL, from the coding sequence ATGAATCCTGCAACTTTAAGTTCATCCCGTTTAAACCCTGATCTCCCCAAATGGCAGCCCGCCACCTGGGAGGACTATTTAGCCTATTGTGACGCGGAAGATTTCGAGGGCGGGCGAGCTTTTTATCATCAAGGATATTTGTGGATTGATATGGGGAATGAAGGCATTGATCATGCCCGAGTCAATAACCTGTTTGCCATGCTATTTTTCCTTTGGTTTTCTGCGCGCGGGCAAATTTGGGATGATTTAGGGGGCTGTGTTTTGGAAAAACCCCAACAGCAAGGGGCCGCACCCGATCGCCTGGTCTATATTGGGTCCGGTTCTCCCCAATGGCAAGCGGGTGAACGACGGCGGATTAATTTGGATATCTGGCGAGTTCCAGATTTAGTTGGGGAAGTTTCGGATACAACCTTGGCAACGGATCTGGATGAAAAAAAACAGCTTTATGCTGCTTTAAAAATTCCTGAATATTGGGCGATCGATATTCAAGGAAAACGGGTGATTGCCTTTTGCTTACAGGAGAATGGCAAGTATGAACAAGTGAACTTTTCCTTAGCCCTTGAGGGATTACCGATCGCCTTATTATCCAAAACCCTAGAACGCTTAACTCACGAAACCAATGGCACAGCAGCTCAATGGTTCGCTCAACAGATTGTTAATCTTTAG
- a CDS encoding MFS transporter: MPLSDSNLETQVPHWNPSNSSQKHQNQRGGSHHQTQYRRPVQAEKLEEIDRNNRQPGHSNGRSPNSPGKPRPTGTSPQPESEHTLSKNGSGSMEQNVQPPSPPEPERGFMPVLKNRNFLVLWSGQVFSQLADKVYLVLMIGLVASRFQAEGQSISGWVSAIMVAFTIPAVLLGSLAGALTDRWSKKGILVSTNLVRGIFVLSLPLLLLLSEGFHLGTLPLGFALMLMVTFVVSTLTQFFAPAEQAVIPLILERRLLLPANSLYTTTMMASVIVGFAVGEPLLAIADRTFAHIGDGVGIGKELVVGGSYCMAGLLLLMMKTGEKPNPPDTEYPHVFEDIRDGWQYLSNHQRIKSALIQLVILFSIFAALAVLAVRLAEVIPNLRTDQFGFLLAAAGAGMGAGAALLGHFGQHISHRRLSLFGSIGMALSLGGLSLFGSQLWAALGLITVLGIFASFVGVPMQTTIQAETPEEMRGKVFGLQNNAINIALTLPLALAGVAEAMFGLTVVLLSLGAIAIAGGVLSWYISETEPHPSNPRPE, from the coding sequence ATGCCATTATCTGATTCCAATTTAGAAACACAGGTTCCCCACTGGAATCCCTCAAATTCTTCTCAAAAACATCAAAACCAACGAGGAGGAAGTCATCATCAAACCCAATATCGCCGTCCGGTTCAGGCGGAAAAACTAGAGGAAATTGACCGCAACAACCGCCAACCGGGTCATAGCAATGGGCGATCGCCTAATTCCCCAGGCAAACCTCGTCCCACTGGAACGTCGCCACAGCCAGAATCTGAACATACTCTGTCTAAAAATGGTTCTGGCTCAATGGAACAAAATGTTCAACCCCCCTCACCGCCAGAACCAGAACGTGGGTTTATGCCGGTCTTAAAAAACCGCAATTTTCTAGTCCTATGGAGTGGTCAGGTCTTCTCTCAGTTAGCAGATAAAGTCTATTTAGTGCTGATGATTGGCCTCGTTGCCAGCCGCTTTCAAGCCGAGGGCCAAAGCATTAGCGGTTGGGTTTCCGCGATTATGGTCGCCTTTACGATTCCCGCAGTTCTGTTAGGTTCCCTCGCCGGTGCTTTAACAGACCGCTGGTCCAAAAAAGGCATATTAGTATCCACGAATTTAGTGCGGGGAATCTTCGTTTTATCCCTGCCGTTGCTGTTGCTTTTATCCGAAGGATTCCATTTGGGAACATTACCCTTGGGATTCGCTTTAATGCTGATGGTGACTTTTGTTGTCTCCACCCTCACCCAATTTTTTGCCCCGGCAGAACAAGCGGTCATTCCCCTAATTTTAGAACGACGGCTGTTGCTTCCGGCGAATTCCCTCTATACCACCACGATGATGGCTTCAGTCATCGTGGGATTTGCAGTAGGTGAGCCTCTGTTGGCGATCGCCGATCGCACCTTTGCTCATATCGGTGATGGGGTCGGCATCGGCAAAGAATTGGTGGTGGGCGGCAGTTACTGCATGGCTGGGTTGCTGTTATTAATGATGAAAACTGGAGAAAAACCCAATCCCCCGGATACCGAATATCCCCATGTTTTTGAAGATATCCGCGATGGGTGGCAGTATCTGAGCAATCATCAGCGCATCAAGAGTGCCCTAATTCAGCTTGTTATTTTATTTTCCATCTTTGCGGCCCTAGCGGTGTTAGCGGTCCGCCTCGCTGAGGTGATTCCCAACCTTCGCACGGACCAGTTTGGGTTCTTACTTGCCGCAGCAGGGGCCGGAATGGGGGCCGGTGCCGCCCTCCTGGGCCATTTTGGACAGCATATTTCCCATCGCCGCTTAAGTTTGTTTGGTTCCATTGGCATGGCCCTGTCTTTGGGGGGCCTCTCCCTGTTCGGTTCCCAACTTTGGGCGGCATTAGGGTTGATTACCGTATTGGGGATATTTGCCTCCTTTGTCGGAGTGCCCATGCAAACCACCATTCAGGCAGAAACCCCAGAAGAAATGCGGGGTAAGGTGTTTGGCTTACAGAATAATGCGATTAATATTGCTTTAACCCTACCTCTGGCCCTGGCGGGAGTGGCGGAAGCCATGTTTGGGTTAACAGTGGTGCTGTTAAGTTTGGGGGCGATCGCCATAGCCGGAGGCGTCCTAAGCTGGTATATTTCCGAAACAGAACCCCATCCCTCTAACCCACGCCCGGAGTAA
- a CDS encoding lysophospholipid acyltransferase family protein: MEKTREPVASLILYNLFKWSVVSPLLHTYFRGRIYGAQNVPLSGPLVVVSNHASDYDPPILANCMNRPVAFMAKEELFEVPGLKQAISLYGAYPVRRGESDRAAMRSALSSLEAGWATGLFLDGTRSPDGRIHNPKLGAALIAAKAKVPILPVSLWGTQAIVKKGHLVPKPVPVTIRIGEAIPAPASTKREELEAITQHCVEVIHGLHDLGR, from the coding sequence GTGGAAAAAACCCGCGAACCTGTTGCCAGCTTAATTCTGTATAACTTGTTTAAGTGGTCTGTGGTGAGTCCCCTGCTACATACCTACTTCCGGGGGCGGATTTATGGCGCTCAAAATGTGCCCCTGTCCGGCCCTCTAGTGGTGGTGAGCAATCATGCCAGTGACTACGACCCGCCGATTCTGGCTAACTGTATGAACCGTCCGGTTGCTTTTATGGCAAAGGAAGAGTTATTTGAGGTGCCGGGTTTAAAACAGGCGATTTCTTTGTATGGGGCCTATCCAGTCCGTCGAGGAGAGAGCGATCGCGCGGCAATGCGATCGGCATTATCTTCCCTAGAAGCAGGTTGGGCAACAGGGCTATTTTTAGACGGCACTCGCAGTCCTGATGGTCGCATTCACAACCCCAAACTCGGTGCGGCCCTGATTGCCGCTAAGGCCAAAGTACCTATCTTGCCGGTGAGTCTGTGGGGAACTCAGGCGATCGTCAAAAAAGGGCATCTCGTTCCCAAACCCGTTCCGGTGACTATCCGCATCGGCGAGGCGATCCCCGCCCCAGCTTCCACAAAGCGAGAAGAGTTGGAGGCAATAACCCAGCACTGTGTAGAGGTAATTCATGGGTTACATGATTTAGGCCGGTGA
- a CDS encoding ABC transporter substrate-binding protein, which produces MIKKYWKQGVAIALTVLVGLSLSSCNPAQFKTSASQTPLVLSILSDPKTFNSALSEESPNIFGYTYEGLVAENPFTGEVEPILAESWEISPNGLRIIFTLRENLQWSNGQPLTVDDVVFTYNDIYFNDKIPSSTSDVLRIGESRAFPTVRKLDNRRVEFTVVEPFAPFLRAAGLPILPAHALQKSVETLDREGNPVFLSTWGINTPPEEIIVNGPYKLASYRPSERVFFEKNPYYWRNPQPYIERISWEVVESQDTGVVQFLSGILDSISVRPEDFSLLKKQEERNNFKILYELEPAPGITFMTFNLNKGRLEDSNRPVVDPIKSRWFNSLKFRQAIAYATDRETMIENTFQGLGRPINSHISVQSPYYLTPEEGLKVYDYNVEKARELLQEDGFTYNNQGQLLDSEGNRVRFTLITNAGNKIREAMGAQIKQNLSQIGIQVDFQPLAWNAVITKLSDSLDWEALIIGFGGGTEPHWSSNLWLPEGRLHMFNQPRQVGQTPLVGREISDWERRLGDLYIQASQEIDEAKRKELYVETQRITQEYLPVIQLVNQLSMTAVRNRVKGVEYSSLGGAFWNIYELQLEE; this is translated from the coding sequence ATGATTAAAAAATATTGGAAACAGGGAGTGGCGATCGCCCTCACCGTTTTGGTCGGCCTTTCTTTATCTTCCTGCAATCCCGCCCAATTTAAAACCTCCGCCTCCCAAACTCCCTTAGTCTTGAGTATTCTCAGCGACCCCAAAACCTTTAACTCTGCCCTGAGTGAAGAATCTCCTAATATTTTTGGCTATACTTACGAAGGGTTAGTCGCTGAAAATCCGTTCACCGGAGAAGTCGAACCTATCCTGGCCGAATCCTGGGAAATTTCCCCCAATGGATTGCGAATTATCTTTACTTTAAGAGAAAATTTGCAATGGTCTAATGGTCAACCTTTGACCGTTGATGATGTTGTTTTTACCTATAACGACATTTACTTTAATGACAAAATTCCCAGCAGTACCTCTGATGTGCTGCGGATTGGCGAAAGTCGCGCCTTTCCCACTGTCCGAAAACTGGACAATCGCCGGGTAGAATTTACTGTAGTCGAACCCTTTGCCCCCTTTTTAAGAGCCGCAGGATTGCCCATTTTGCCCGCTCATGCACTGCAAAAATCCGTGGAAACCTTAGATCGCGAAGGAAATCCCGTCTTTCTCTCCACCTGGGGCATTAATACTCCCCCAGAGGAAATTATTGTCAATGGTCCTTACAAACTCGCCAGTTACCGACCCAGCGAACGAGTTTTCTTTGAAAAAAACCCCTACTACTGGCGCAATCCTCAGCCTTATATTGAGCGAATTTCTTGGGAAGTTGTCGAATCTCAAGATACCGGAGTCGTCCAATTTTTATCGGGAATTTTGGATAGTATTTCCGTCAGGCCGGAAGATTTTTCTTTACTGAAAAAGCAAGAGGAACGAAATAACTTTAAAATTTTATATGAATTAGAACCGGCTCCGGGAATTACCTTTATGACCTTTAATTTGAATAAAGGTCGGTTGGAGGATAGCAATCGTCCCGTGGTGGACCCGATTAAGTCGCGCTGGTTTAATTCCCTGAAATTCCGACAGGCGATCGCCTATGCAACGGACCGGGAAACCATGATTGAGAATACCTTCCAAGGGCTAGGAAGACCTATCAACTCTCATATCTCGGTCCAAAGTCCGTACTATCTCACCCCAGAAGAAGGCTTAAAAGTTTACGACTACAACGTAGAAAAAGCCCGAGAACTGTTACAAGAAGATGGATTTACTTATAACAACCAAGGCCAACTTTTAGATTCCGAAGGGAATCGGGTGCGCTTTACCTTAATTACCAATGCCGGTAATAAAATTCGCGAAGCAATGGGTGCGCAAATCAAGCAAAACCTGAGTCAAATCGGCATCCAAGTTGATTTCCAACCCCTCGCTTGGAATGCGGTGATTACCAAATTATCCGATTCCCTAGATTGGGAAGCCCTGATCATTGGATTTGGCGGCGGAACCGAACCCCATTGGTCCTCTAATTTATGGTTACCGGAAGGGCGACTGCATATGTTCAATCAACCTCGCCAAGTCGGACAAACCCCGTTAGTCGGGCGAGAAATTTCGGATTGGGAACGACGCCTGGGGGATCTTTATATTCAAGCCTCCCAGGAAATTGATGAAGCAAAACGGAAAGAACTCTATGTCGAAACCCAACGGATTACCCAAGAATATTTACCCGTGATTCAGTTAGTCAATCAACTGTCAATGACCGCCGTTCGGAATCGCGTTAAAGGGGTGGAATATTCTAGCCTAGGGGGAGCATTTTGGAATATTTATGAATTGCAACTGGAGGAATAG
- a CDS encoding ParA family protein produces the protein MAYIISTINMKGGVGKTTLTVNLAACLAKDYHKRVLVVDLDTQISATLSLVSPHDFSKLRKEKRTLKHLVNDFIQPIDQKSLPIQDIIKPYIGTVKGLDLLPGDLEIYDDFMVSEVLHKKALRLGKDNFEEVWTKLEQILVRGILEPVMKDYDFIILDCAPGYNLLTRSALVASDYYLLPAKPEPLSLIGIQLLERRINQLREVYKNENSLDLDMVGIVFSMSGNVLTGRYYRQVMRRVHDDFGETKIFKTRIPMDVNVSKAVDSFLPVFLTHPTSIGAKAFSQLTDEFMQKLQIIVEMKEQRNKLNLVNLD, from the coding sequence ATGGCATATATTATCTCAACCATCAATATGAAGGGGGGCGTCGGAAAAACAACCCTAACTGTTAACCTAGCCGCCTGTTTAGCCAAAGACTATCACAAACGAGTGTTAGTCGTGGACCTGGATACTCAAATTAGCGCCACCCTCAGTTTAGTTTCTCCTCATGACTTTTCTAAACTGCGGAAAGAAAAACGCACCTTAAAGCATTTAGTCAATGATTTTATTCAACCCATTGACCAAAAATCATTACCCATCCAAGATATTATTAAACCCTATATTGGAACCGTTAAAGGATTAGATTTACTCCCCGGAGATTTAGAAATTTATGATGATTTTATGGTCTCGGAAGTATTGCATAAAAAGGCTTTGCGCCTGGGCAAAGATAACTTTGAAGAAGTCTGGACTAAATTAGAGCAAATTTTAGTCCGGGGAATTTTGGAACCTGTGATGAAAGATTATGATTTCATCATCCTAGACTGCGCCCCCGGTTACAATTTATTGACGCGCAGCGCCTTAGTTGCCAGCGACTATTATCTTCTCCCAGCTAAACCCGAACCGCTATCTTTGATTGGAATTCAGTTATTAGAAAGACGCATTAACCAACTCAGAGAAGTTTATAAAAACGAAAATTCCCTGGACTTAGACATGGTGGGAATTGTGTTTAGTATGTCGGGGAATGTACTCACAGGTAGATACTACCGACAAGTCATGCGCCGAGTCCATGATGATTTTGGAGAGACCAAAATTTTTAAAACTAGAATCCCAATGGATGTCAATGTCTCTAAAGCGGTGGATAGTTTCCTCCCCGTTTTTCTAACTCATCCCACCTCCATTGGTGCAAAAGCATTTTCACAATTAACTGATGAATTCATGCAAAAACTGCAAATCATCGTTGAAATGAAAGAGCAGAGAAACAAATTAAACCTGGTTAATTTAGATTAA
- the ispF gene encoding 2-C-methyl-D-erythritol 2,4-cyclodiphosphate synthase, with amino-acid sequence MNIRIGNGYDIHQLVSDRPLILGGVRIPHELGLLGHSDADVLTHAIMDAMLGALSLGDIGLYFPPSDPQWAGADSLKLLEQVHQLIRERGWEVGNIDSVVVAERPKLKPHISAMRDRLAQVLNIEGDRIGIKATTNEKLGPVGREEGIAAYAVTLLVTQP; translated from the coding sequence ATGAACATTCGGATTGGCAACGGTTATGACATCCACCAACTCGTGAGCGATCGCCCGTTAATTCTCGGGGGCGTCCGGATTCCCCATGAGTTGGGATTATTGGGTCATAGCGATGCGGATGTGCTGACTCATGCGATTATGGATGCCATGCTTGGGGCCTTGAGTTTAGGGGATATTGGACTGTACTTTCCCCCCAGTGACCCCCAATGGGCGGGTGCAGATAGTTTAAAATTATTAGAGCAAGTTCATCAACTGATTCGAGAACGGGGATGGGAAGTGGGGAATATTGATTCCGTCGTCGTGGCAGAACGACCCAAATTGAAACCCCATATTTCCGCCATGCGCGATCGCCTTGCTCAAGTCTTGAATATTGAAGGCGATCGCATTGGAATTAAGGCCACCACCAATGAAAAACTAGGACCCGTCGGACGAGAAGAAGGTATCGCCGCCTATGCCGTCACCTTATTAGTCACTCAACCCTAA
- a CDS encoding YdcF family protein — MLLKICLKGRLHGSAKTKQSPGRSLVWLLLGLSLMGAIAYKQIRNYIDTPQALLVLGGALEREEFAAEFARNHPHLQIWVSGGSNQEYAEWVFSKAGIDLERVHLDYQAQDTVTNFTTLVDQLKSEGIESVYLITSDDHMRRAQVIGEIVLGSRGISFKPLPVPSGRSPEPIEKAIRDGARAILWLTTGHTGASFAPAYGEED; from the coding sequence ATGTTGTTGAAGATCTGTCTGAAAGGAAGACTTCACGGGAGTGCAAAAACGAAGCAGTCCCCAGGCAGATCTTTGGTATGGCTGCTTTTGGGATTGTCCCTGATGGGCGCGATCGCCTACAAACAAATCAGAAACTATATTGATACCCCCCAAGCCCTGTTAGTCTTGGGGGGGGCTTTAGAGCGAGAAGAATTTGCCGCAGAATTTGCCCGAAACCATCCCCATTTACAAATCTGGGTCTCTGGAGGCAGCAATCAAGAATATGCGGAATGGGTCTTTTCCAAAGCGGGAATAGACCTGGAACGGGTCCATTTAGACTATCAAGCCCAGGATACCGTTACCAATTTTACCACCCTCGTGGATCAGTTAAAGTCCGAGGGGATCGAGAGTGTTTATTTGATTACCTCCGATGATCATATGCGCCGAGCTCAAGTGATTGGGGAGATTGTGTTAGGGAGTCGGGGGATTAGCTTCAAGCCCCTCCCCGTCCCCTCGGGGCGATCGCCGGAACCCATCGAAAAAGCCATCCGCGATGGGGCCAGAGCCATTTTGTGGCTCACCACCGGACACACAGGGGCCAGTTTTGCCCCAGCCTACGGGGAGGAGGATTAG
- a CDS encoding glycosyltransferase family 4 protein, translating into MHIAWLGKKTPFCGNVTYSREVTNALLDRGHQVSFFHFAQQEAVEEAENLPQLESELALKAGNGWPVAACEVSLPCLYKSTIYTIPTPKSRKVLTQALRDLRPDLVHASLTLSPLDFVLPEICEELNLPLVATFHPPFAHQRSLRSGRQHLQHLTYQLYAPFLPNYDKTIVFSQLQRELLGKLGVPSRQVAVIPNGVDVQKYSPGYSQIKQELKADRLFVYQGRIAMEKNVEALLKAWKQADLGPSCKLAIVGDGPLAPSLQAYAGAEHNVIWLGYVADEQRRIEILQGADVFILPSLVEGLSLSLLEAMACGLACIATDVGADGEVLAEGAGVVLSAQGVTTQLKTLLPVFKDQPEFITHLGRKARQRVLDRYTLSRNISQLELMYEEILQERPMPVTQWA; encoded by the coding sequence ATGCATATCGCTTGGCTTGGAAAGAAAACCCCTTTCTGTGGCAATGTTACTTACTCTCGTGAAGTTACCAATGCGCTTTTAGATCGAGGACATCAGGTCAGCTTTTTCCATTTCGCTCAACAAGAAGCGGTAGAAGAGGCGGAAAACCTGCCTCAATTGGAGTCGGAACTGGCCCTTAAAGCCGGGAATGGCTGGCCGGTTGCTGCCTGTGAAGTCTCGTTACCTTGTCTTTATAAGTCCACCATTTACACCATTCCCACGCCCAAATCGCGGAAGGTGTTAACTCAGGCATTACGGGACCTCAGACCGGATTTGGTTCATGCTTCCCTTACCCTGTCCCCCCTGGATTTTGTCCTGCCGGAGATTTGTGAAGAGTTAAATTTGCCCTTGGTGGCAACGTTTCATCCGCCATTTGCTCACCAACGCTCGTTGCGATCGGGACGGCAGCATCTGCAACATCTGACCTATCAACTGTACGCGCCCTTTCTGCCGAACTACGATAAAACCATCGTTTTTTCCCAGCTTCAGCGAGAGTTACTGGGCAAACTCGGAGTACCCAGTCGGCAAGTGGCGGTGATTCCCAATGGGGTGGATGTCCAGAAGTATTCCCCCGGATATTCTCAGATTAAGCAGGAACTGAAGGCCGATCGCCTGTTTGTCTACCAGGGTCGGATCGCGATGGAAAAAAATGTAGAAGCGCTTCTCAAGGCGTGGAAGCAAGCGGATCTCGGTCCCAGTTGCAAGTTGGCGATCGTTGGGGATGGTCCCTTGGCTCCCTCGTTACAAGCTTATGCAGGGGCAGAACACAATGTCATCTGGTTGGGATATGTGGCGGATGAACAGCGCCGCATTGAAATTTTGCAAGGGGCGGATGTGTTTATTTTGCCCTCCTTGGTGGAAGGACTTTCCCTCTCCCTTTTAGAAGCAATGGCCTGTGGTTTGGCTTGTATTGCCACGGATGTCGGTGCCGATGGAGAAGTGCTTGCGGAGGGGGCTGGGGTGGTGTTGTCGGCCCAAGGCGTGACCACTCAGCTCAAAACCCTCCTCCCGGTATTTAAGGATCAGCCGGAATTCATCACCCACTTGGGTCGAAAAGCCCGTCAGCGCGTCCTCGATCGCTATACCTTGAGTCGCAATATTTCCCAGTTAGAACTCATGTATGAGGAGATTTTACAAGAGCGCCCAATGCCGGTGACTCAGTGGGCGTAA
- the fabD gene encoding ACP S-malonyltransferase: MTKTAWVFPGQGSQALGMGVDLANLPIAQEKYAAAEAILGWSVLDICTNAEDKLSSSLYTQPSLYVVESILVDLMRDRHQQPDLVAGHSLGEYVALYAAGVFDFETGLQLVKYRAELMNTVAGGQMTALIGFNREQLDAQISATPDVVLANDNSDGQVVISGTPEAVESVIAAIKVKRAVKLNVAGAYHSPFMEPAQAQFQKALDAVPFTDALVPVLSNTDPTPETKAELLKQRLSRQMTGSVRWREIMLQLPQEGIENVIEIGPGKVLANLIKRACSDLVVANVSTMADLPA; this comes from the coding sequence ATGACCAAAACAGCATGGGTGTTTCCCGGACAAGGTTCCCAAGCCCTAGGCATGGGTGTAGATTTAGCAAACCTACCCATTGCTCAAGAAAAATATGCCGCTGCTGAAGCGATTCTCGGCTGGTCCGTTTTGGACATTTGCACCAACGCCGAAGATAAACTCAGCAGCAGTCTGTACACTCAACCGAGTCTCTATGTTGTCGAGAGCATTCTGGTTGACTTAATGCGCGATCGCCATCAACAACCCGACCTCGTTGCTGGTCATAGTTTAGGCGAATATGTCGCCCTCTATGCCGCCGGTGTCTTTGACTTTGAAACTGGATTACAACTGGTCAAATATCGCGCTGAATTAATGAATACCGTCGCCGGGGGTCAAATGACTGCCCTGATAGGTTTCAACCGGGAACAGCTTGATGCTCAAATTAGTGCGACTCCCGATGTCGTCCTCGCCAATGACAACAGCGATGGACAGGTGGTCATTTCTGGAACTCCCGAGGCGGTAGAGTCCGTGATTGCAGCTATCAAAGTCAAACGGGCGGTTAAATTAAATGTGGCCGGGGCCTATCACTCCCCCTTCATGGAACCCGCACAAGCTCAGTTCCAAAAAGCTCTCGATGCGGTTCCCTTTACCGATGCCCTAGTTCCGGTTCTGTCCAATACCGACCCCACCCCGGAAACCAAAGCTGAGTTATTAAAACAGCGCCTCTCTCGGCAGATGACGGGCTCAGTGCGCTGGCGGGAAATCATGTTACAACTCCCGCAAGAAGGCATCGAAAACGTGATAGAAATTGGACCGGGCAAGGTCCTGGCTAATTTAATCAAACGCGCTTGTTCCGATTTAGTCGTCGCGAATGTCAGCACAATGGCTGACTTACCCGCATAA
- a CDS encoding LAGLIDADG endonuclease: MDFNVASKVEQRGVLVGMLLGQGKRNQNNFYISHRATQENYVLFKKQLLEQITQQPVSIRPRTTNRGEQLLCLEPKLIPLTRVLVKKLYCGGIKTVTAKFLNLLTPAGIALWFLDRGSKSFKKRNGKIHALELYLNTNLSEWENKIIIDYFSEIWGFKWGLSKTADAYRLRMGTQEGKRFLGFITPYVPDSLRYKVQPSSNVTATTYGPQV, encoded by the coding sequence ATGGACTTTAATGTCGCATCCAAAGTAGAACAACGAGGCGTTTTAGTGGGGATGTTATTGGGTCAGGGAAAAAGAAATCAAAACAATTTCTATATTTCCCATCGAGCAACCCAAGAGAATTACGTTTTGTTTAAAAAACAACTTCTCGAACAGATCACCCAACAGCCGGTTAGCATCCGACCTCGAACCACCAACCGGGGAGAGCAACTCCTCTGTTTAGAACCGAAGTTAATTCCCTTAACTCGGGTCTTGGTGAAGAAACTCTATTGCGGCGGGATTAAAACCGTCACGGCTAAGTTTCTGAACCTCTTAACCCCTGCGGGAATCGCCTTATGGTTTTTAGACCGAGGGTCCAAGTCCTTTAAAAAAAGGAATGGAAAAATTCATGCCCTAGAACTATATCTAAACACCAACCTCTCCGAATGGGAAAATAAAATCATTATTGATTATTTTTCGGAAATTTGGGGATTTAAGTGGGGCCTGAGTAAAACGGCGGATGCTTATCGATTGAGAATGGGAACTCAAGAGGGAAAACGATTTCTCGGTTTCATTACTCCTTACGTCCCGGACAGTCTACGCTATAAAGTACAACCCTCCTCAAACGTAACGGCCACCACCTACGGACCTCAAGTCTAA
- the larB gene encoding nickel pincer cofactor biosynthesis protein LarB — translation MNPETLQSLLEAVAAGKMSPSTAVEELKYLGFEPVGDFARIDRHRALRTGFPETIWGPGKTPEQIADIILSMREHHPVVMATRIAPEVFAEIEDRVHGLYYYPTARICSTAIASATAKYPGKIGILCAGTADLPVAEEAAIVAELSGFEVKRYWDVGVAGIHRLLASWRAIAEADVLIVVAGMEGALPSVVAGLANAPTIAVPTSIGYGASFNGLAPLLTMLNSCAAGVGVVNIDNGYGAAILAGQILRTAQRVMEKTDPSD, via the coding sequence ATGAATCCCGAAACGCTCCAATCTTTATTAGAAGCCGTGGCAGCCGGTAAAATGAGTCCATCCACTGCTGTAGAAGAGTTAAAATATCTCGGATTTGAGCCGGTGGGGGATTTTGCCCGAATCGATCGCCATCGGGCGTTGCGAACCGGCTTTCCAGAAACCATCTGGGGTCCAGGAAAAACCCCGGAACAAATCGCTGATATTATACTTTCCATGCGGGAGCATCATCCGGTGGTGATGGCAACCCGGATTGCTCCCGAGGTGTTTGCCGAGATTGAGGACCGGGTACATGGGTTGTATTATTATCCCACGGCGCGAATCTGTTCGACGGCGATCGCCTCTGCAACTGCAAAATATCCGGGCAAAATTGGCATCCTTTGCGCCGGTACTGCGGACCTCCCCGTCGCGGAAGAAGCGGCGATCGTTGCTGAACTCTCTGGGTTTGAAGTCAAACGATATTGGGATGTCGGAGTGGCCGGAATTCATCGCTTACTCGCCAGTTGGCGGGCGATCGCTGAGGCGGATGTCCTCATCGTCGTCGCCGGGATGGAAGGCGCATTACCCAGCGTCGTCGCCGGTTTAGCCAATGCACCCACCATCGCCGTTCCCACCAGTATCGGCTATGGAGCCAGTTTCAATGGATTAGCGCCCTTGTTAACCATGCTCAATTCTTGTGCCGCAGGTGTGGGAGTCGTTAATATCGATAATGGCTATGGTGCCGCCATTTTAGCCGGACAAATCTTGCGAACCGCACAACGAGTAATGGAAAAAACCGATCCTTCGGACTAG